The genomic DNA CGAGCTGCACGGACAAGGTGCCGCGCGACAGCGCGTGCTCGAAGGAGCCGCGTGGCAGTTGTCTGATGCGGGCGTTTCCGAGCGATCGGATTCGGATTCGTTGCAGGTGCTCGGCCCCGATGCGTTTGAGCGTCAGTTGTCGTCGCAGCAAGTCGATCAACGGCGGCGGTGGCAGCAGCGTGTCGCGTCGATGCGAGAGGACGATCGTTTAATCGCCTGGTATCAAACTCAACAGACGTCGGCCGATGGGCGGCAGTTGCCGAATCTTGCCCAGAGCGATTCGCAGTCGGCGGGGGCCGCGGCGATCGTCGCATGTCAGCCATCGAGCGATCGTTGGGGACAGGCGGGCGGTGCGCTCGATTTGAGCCGCACGGGCAGCCGGATCCGCGTCGACGTGCCGGGAGAGTTTGGCAGTTTGACGATGATGTGTTGGGTGAAGATTTACAGTTTGGATCGCCTGTACAATTCCTTGTTCCTGACCGACGGGCATGAGCTTCAAGAACCGCACTGGCAGATCATGAACGATGGCCGGTTGTTCTTCTCGGTGAAGAAGTTCGATGGGGCCGAAGGGAAGCGTCGCCGTCCCGACAAATACAACTTTTATTCGCCGCCGTTCTGGGATGCATCGCTCAGCGGACAGTGGATCATGTTGGCAACGACCTACGATGTCCAGGCTCGCCGCGTCTCGCATTACTTCAACGGTGAGGAGATCGGCAGCGAAGCGATCCCCGCCGATTATCTGGTCCCTCGGGTAACGATCGGCCCGGCGTCGATCGGCAATTGGAGCGAACCGATGTATCGCACCGACCCGCAGTTTGTCGTTCGCAACTTGAACGGCAGCCTCGATGAATTTGTCTTGTATTCGTCAGCTCTTTCCGGCTCGGAAATCGCTGAACTGTATCGCTTGGGAAACCCCGCTCGGTGAATGTCATGAATCAGAAAACCCATCACGCGATTGGCTGCCTGTTGTTGCTGGCGTCGCTGGCTGGTTCGGTCGCCGGGGCCGAAGAAACGGCCGGTGGCAAGGCTGATGAAAAAGAGCAGGCGATCGAGCGAGACTTCACGCTGAACGTGTTGCCGGTGCTGCGCAGCAAGTGTTTGGGCTGCCACGGCGGCGACGCCGATGACATCAAGGGTGACTTGAGCGTTGTCGATCGCGAGGCTTTGCTGCGCGGCGGCGAATCGGGCGATCCGACGGTTGTGCCGGGAGAGCCCGGCGCGGGGACGATGCTTGCGGCAATCCGTTGGGAGAGCATGGAGATGCCTCCCAAAGAAAACGATCGGCTTACCGAAAAGCAGATCGTGGAGATCTCGCGTTGGATCGAACATGGTGCGCCGTGGCCCGATGAGGCGACGCAGCAACACTATCGCGATTTGGAGAGTCAGAAAAAATCGACGGCCGACGGGATCATCGTCTCGACCAGCGGAGGGCTTTCGGAGGACTGGACCCATCGCCGGTACGCCGCCGACGATCTGTGGGCCTACGCTCCGCTGCCTGCGAAGAAATCGTTGGCCGCCAATGGCCTGGCTGTGCCGGCGGCGATCGATCTGTATATCGATCGTCAATTGAAAGAGGCGGATTTGCAGGGGAGTGGCGAAGCGACGCCGGCGGCGCTGCTGCGGCGGGCGACGTTGGATCTGACCGGCCTGCCTCCATCGCCCGCTCAATACGACGCGTTCGAGATCGCTTGGCAGCAGGATCGCGAAGCGGCTTGGACGGCGCTGATCGATCGCTTGTTGGCCAGTCCCGAATACGGCGAGCATTGGGGGCGGCACTGGTTAGATGTGACGCGTTACGCCGACACCGGTGGGATGGCAAACGATTTTGAACGATCCAACATGTGGCGTTATCGCGACTATGTCGTGCGGTCGTTCAATGACGACAAGCCGTACGATCAGTTTGTTGTGGAGCAGTTGGCTGGTGACGAGTTGGCCGATCTGTCGGTTCGCCAGCGGACCGGCGGCGACATCAAGTCGGTTCATCAAGTGCAGCTCGATGGCGATTATACGCCCGAGGAAGCAGAGTGGATCGTGGCGACCGGCTTCCTGCGGGTGGGCCCCTGGGACAACGCGATGATCGAAGCCGAAGAGGCGCGGCAGATCTATCTCGATGATTTGGTGAACATCACCGGCCAGGCGTTTCTTTCGACGACGATGCGGTGCTTCAAGTGCCACGATCACAAATTCGATCCGCTGCCGACGCGCGACTACTACCGTATGTATGCAGCTTTTGCGACGACGCGGATGGCCGAACGGACCGTTCCCTATCTGGAAGACGAGAGTCGCGAGGGGTTTGATGCGGGGCGAGCTCACGTGCGGCGGATGCTCGATTTTGCTGTCGCTCAAAAAAAGAAGCTCGTCGACAAACGAGAGGCCGCCGCGCGGGCGTGGTTTGAAGAACACGACCTGCCTTATAAAAACGAAGCCGAACGCAAGGGGCTGCCCGACGAGGAGAAGCCGGCGCGGCACGTTGGTTTATCGATTCCTGAGCAGGGGGAGTTGAAGGTTCGTGAGCAGGATGAGTGGATTTGGAATCGGCGGTTGGAGCGGTATCAGCCGATGGCTCAAAGCGTGTTTAACGCCGAGGCGGGCAGGCTGGCTTGGAATGGGGCTCGCAAGTTGAGGATCCAGCGGTTGAAGAAGAGCAGTCCGCTGACGAATCACATTTTGTTGGGGGGCGCATTGACGGCGTTGGGCGAAGCGGTGATGCCGGGCGTGCTGAGTGCCGTCTCGTTGCCTGTCGATCCGGCGGCAAAAGATCCTTTCCTGTTGCCTGCCGATATCGATGGCCGGCGGTTGGGGCTGGCGCGTTGGATCGCCAGTCGCGACAACGGCTTGTCGACGCGTTCGATCGTCAATCGGGTTTGGCAATATCACTTTGGAATCGGATTGGCTGCCAACTCGATCAACTTTGGCGTCAAAGGGGCGAAGCCTTCGCATCCGGAGCTGTTGGATTTTCTGACGGTTGATTTTGTCGAGAACGGTTGGACGCTGAAGCGGCTGCATCGGGCGATCATGCAATCGCAAGCCTATCGCCGCAGCACCGTGCCGGTCGATCCGCAACACATTGCCAAGGCCGATCCAGGGAACCGGTTGTTGTCCCATTTTCCACGGCGACGGTTGAGTGCCGAAGAGCTGCGCGATGGGCTGCTGCAGATCACCGGCGAACTGCAATCGACGCGCGGAGGGCTGCCGGTGATGCCGGAGATCAATATGGAGGTGGCGCTGCAGCCGCGGATGATCCAGTTCTCGTTGGCGCCGGCCTACCAACCGTCGCCGACTCCCGAATTGCGGAATCGCCGCACGATCTATGCCTACCATGTTCGCGGCCAATCCGATCCATTCACCGAGCTATTTAATCAACCGAATTCGAACGAGACGTGTGAGGTTCGTGAATCGGCGGCCGTTACGCCTCAGGTTTTTGGTTTGCTCAACAGCGACGTGATCACCGATCGCAGCATCGCGTTGGCGCTGCGACTGCAACGCGAGCAGCAGACGGTTGCGGATCAGATCGCTTATGCGTTTCGTTTGGTCTTGGGGCGCGAGCCAACATCAAATGAATCGCAACGACTGACGCAGTACGTTCGCGATATGCAAGCGTATCACGAAGGAAAGGCTCCCGCAGCGGTTCGTTATCCGACCGAGATCACGCGTTCGTTGGTCGAGGAGTTTTCGGGAGAGGTGTTTGAATATCAAGAGATCTTGCCGGTCTTCGAGCAGTACGTTCCCGATGCCAAAGCAAACGACGTGTCGGCCGCGACGCGAGCCTTGGCCGACGCCTGTTTGCTTTTATTCAACACCAATGAATTTATGTATGTGGAATGACCATCCCCTTCGGTAGTGGATCTTGTTAAAGATCCCTCCCCCGTCGACACCGGGTCTTGTTAAAGATCCCGTTTTAAATAAATCCCATTTCTCGAAGGATCTTTAACAAGATCCACTACGGCTGTGGTGAATCGTTAACTCTGACTTTCCGTCCACTTTTTCCTGCGAGCGAATCGATGAACGTTCATCCTCAAATCAACGACTCACGGCGATCCTTCCTGTATCAACTGGGAGCTTCGCTCGGTTCGGTCGCACTGACGAATCTATTGGCTAGCGAAGCGGCTGCGGCCACGGGACCGTTGTCGCCCAAGCCGCCGATGATGCCGGCCAAAGCGAAAAACGTGATCATGTTGTTTATGGAAGGGGGGCCCGGACACATGGACACCTTTGATCCCAAGCCGGAATTGACGCGGATGCATAAAAAGGAATCGAAGCTGAAAGCGGGACAGGAGTCGGGTTTCAAGTTCTTCGTCGGAAGCCCGTTTGGTTTTCAGAAGGTCGGGCAATCGGGGATCGAGATGTGCGACCAGTGGAAGCATCTGGCCGATCCCTACGTGGCCGATGAGTTGTGCAATTATCGCGGTTGCCAAGCCGAATCGCTGAACCATCCCGAAGCGCTGTTCCACATGAACACTGGAAGTCGGCTGGGAGGCGATCCGGGGTTGGGCGCTTGGGCGACGTACGGTTTGGGGTCGGAGAATGAGAATCTGCCGGGCTACGTCGTGATGACGGAGTTGGCGTTGCCGCAGGGAGGCGCGGGGAACTGGACCAACGGTTTTTTGCCTCCCTATTACCAGGGAACGCGGCTGCGACCAACGGGGTCGCCGATCTTGGACCTCGCGTCGCAAGAGTTCAAGTCGCGGGAACACCAACGCCGCGCGCTCGATGAGCTGGCGCGATTGAACCAATCGCATCTCGAATCGTTGGGGGCCGACGACCAACGGTTGCGGGCGCGGATGGAGAGTTATGAGTTAGCGTTTCGGATGCAGACCGAAGTGCCGGGAGTGATCGATCTATCGAAGGAGACTCAGCAAACGCTGGACATGTATGGGCTGAACGCCCCGGAGACCGAGACGTTTGGTCGGCAGTGTCTGATGGCTCGACGGTTGGTCGAAAGCGGTGTCCGGTTTGTGCAGATCTTCAGCGGCGGTTGGGACAGCCACGATTACTTGGAACGTGGGCACACCTCGCGAATCAAGAGCGTCGATCAACCGATGGCGGCGTTGATCCGCGACCTGAAGCAACGGGGAATGTTAGAGGATACGTTGATCATCTGGACCGGCGAATTTGGTCGCACGCCCGACAACAACAAGCGTGGCGGCGTCTATTCGTTGGGCCGCGGTCACAACAACAACGCGATGACGATGCTGATGGCCGGAGGTGGAGTCAAGCGAGGTGCCATCGTTGGTGGGACCGACGAACTTGGATCATCCGCCGTCGAGTGCGTGCATCCGATCCGCGATCTGCACGTAACGCTGATGCACCTGTTGGGACTCGACGACAACAAACTGACCTACCTGCACGCAGGTCGCTATAAACAGCTGAGCCAATTCGGCGGCGAAGCGATCAAAGAACTGATCGCTTAGAAATTGTTGGAGTCAGAGGCTTTAGCCGATCAGATCCCCGCGTTGGAGTCCGAGGCTTCAGCCGACGGATCTCGACGCTGGAGTCCGAGGCTTC from Rosistilla carotiformis includes the following:
- a CDS encoding PSD1 and planctomycete cytochrome C domain-containing protein, with amino-acid sequence MNQKTHHAIGCLLLLASLAGSVAGAEETAGGKADEKEQAIERDFTLNVLPVLRSKCLGCHGGDADDIKGDLSVVDREALLRGGESGDPTVVPGEPGAGTMLAAIRWESMEMPPKENDRLTEKQIVEISRWIEHGAPWPDEATQQHYRDLESQKKSTADGIIVSTSGGLSEDWTHRRYAADDLWAYAPLPAKKSLAANGLAVPAAIDLYIDRQLKEADLQGSGEATPAALLRRATLDLTGLPPSPAQYDAFEIAWQQDREAAWTALIDRLLASPEYGEHWGRHWLDVTRYADTGGMANDFERSNMWRYRDYVVRSFNDDKPYDQFVVEQLAGDELADLSVRQRTGGDIKSVHQVQLDGDYTPEEAEWIVATGFLRVGPWDNAMIEAEEARQIYLDDLVNITGQAFLSTTMRCFKCHDHKFDPLPTRDYYRMYAAFATTRMAERTVPYLEDESREGFDAGRAHVRRMLDFAVAQKKKLVDKREAAARAWFEEHDLPYKNEAERKGLPDEEKPARHVGLSIPEQGELKVREQDEWIWNRRLERYQPMAQSVFNAEAGRLAWNGARKLRIQRLKKSSPLTNHILLGGALTALGEAVMPGVLSAVSLPVDPAAKDPFLLPADIDGRRLGLARWIASRDNGLSTRSIVNRVWQYHFGIGLAANSINFGVKGAKPSHPELLDFLTVDFVENGWTLKRLHRAIMQSQAYRRSTVPVDPQHIAKADPGNRLLSHFPRRRLSAEELRDGLLQITGELQSTRGGLPVMPEINMEVALQPRMIQFSLAPAYQPSPTPELRNRRTIYAYHVRGQSDPFTELFNQPNSNETCEVRESAAVTPQVFGLLNSDVITDRSIALALRLQREQQTVADQIAYAFRLVLGREPTSNESQRLTQYVRDMQAYHEGKAPAAVRYPTEITRSLVEEFSGEVFEYQEILPVFEQYVPDAKANDVSAATRALADACLLLFNTNEFMYVE
- a CDS encoding DUF1501 domain-containing protein, whose translation is MNVHPQINDSRRSFLYQLGASLGSVALTNLLASEAAAATGPLSPKPPMMPAKAKNVIMLFMEGGPGHMDTFDPKPELTRMHKKESKLKAGQESGFKFFVGSPFGFQKVGQSGIEMCDQWKHLADPYVADELCNYRGCQAESLNHPEALFHMNTGSRLGGDPGLGAWATYGLGSENENLPGYVVMTELALPQGGAGNWTNGFLPPYYQGTRLRPTGSPILDLASQEFKSREHQRRALDELARLNQSHLESLGADDQRLRARMESYELAFRMQTEVPGVIDLSKETQQTLDMYGLNAPETETFGRQCLMARRLVESGVRFVQIFSGGWDSHDYLERGHTSRIKSVDQPMAALIRDLKQRGMLEDTLIIWTGEFGRTPDNNKRGGVYSLGRGHNNNAMTMLMAGGGVKRGAIVGGTDELGSSAVECVHPIRDLHVTLMHLLGLDDNKLTYLHAGRYKQLSQFGGEAIKELIA
- a CDS encoding LamG-like jellyroll fold domain-containing protein gives rise to the protein MTPEEREQLIDSLIDGEIDEADFLRIEAELSVDPEVRALYYNRLKLDLLLQREASGSVDDSGSDVAQAVAPSAAIPPVASVNILQRRLTGIFAVLAATVLGFVAWSVWNPDSSRLGSPAGLAGKLEPTAAGFAILQGQSDAVWEGDPLATGSLVPSGPLRLLSGVAQIELFSGVRMVIEGDAQFVVQSAMLVQLDRGRARAQVPEAARGFRVQTRHGDLIDLGTEFAIDAGDEAARVEVLTGEVELHGQGAARQRVLEGAAWQLSDAGVSERSDSDSLQVLGPDAFERQLSSQQVDQRRRWQQRVASMREDDRLIAWYQTQQTSADGRQLPNLAQSDSQSAGAAAIVACQPSSDRWGQAGGALDLSRTGSRIRVDVPGEFGSLTMMCWVKIYSLDRLYNSLFLTDGHELQEPHWQIMNDGRLFFSVKKFDGAEGKRRRPDKYNFYSPPFWDASLSGQWIMLATTYDVQARRVSHYFNGEEIGSEAIPADYLVPRVTIGPASIGNWSEPMYRTDPQFVVRNLNGSLDEFVLYSSALSGSEIAELYRLGNPAR